The window ATCATCTTCTAAAGTAAACCAGTAAACAAGCTGCTTCCACATCCAGCAGGTACACATCAACATGATGGTTCATCAGGAGTCTTTGTGTCACCTGATGAATGGAAGTGCACTACTCTCTGTCTTTTAGCTCTTGTTTTGGTCTGTTGGTTCTTcacctgtagtttcaacaaGTCCACTCTTATCATCCAGCGAACTGGCCCTCAGTGCAAAGCACCAAAACCAGATGAAGctgaactttttttaaaacaccaagCCTTCCTGCTGTGATGATCCTTCAATAATGTCTGGACtaaagaacaacacacacactggaggcagATGCTGAGCATCTAAATATCCAAGTGCTGTTTGATAAGAGCCCACAAACCTGCATCGAGACAACGTTGACTCATATCAACCCGCCATGATGCCGTCAACGTGTCAGGTTTCACGGCTGTCTTCTCTTATAACGTGGAAACAAGACAAGGCTCCAGAGAATCACATCACAATCACAATCacatcaccttcctccctgtttaggcTCATCTGGTTacagtttgatgagtctctggtggtttgaggtcagcttggttTGTCAGGGTCGTTTTAACCAAGCTGGCAGTAGGACAGAGAAAAAGCTTTCCAGCTCtacctcctctaccagactgatggtctgtggctgcagcctcttcatacctgagagtttccagtctccagtgtggatcctctAGTCCAGCAGACAGAAGTTTCACTCCtaagtctcctggatggttgtagctcaggtccagctctctcaggtgggaggggttggagctcagagctgaggccAGAGATGcaaagccttcctctgtgatcagacagcctgagaGCCTGcaaacacatgtcacatgatctgagggagctgtgagggctaGAAGGTCACTGGACGACTGATATACTGGGGGGTCAcattaacatggtttcctaactGGTTTCCAGTCACAAAACATCCACTAATGTCgatcaaaatgatgaaaaaatttgatattataaaataaataatataaaatcatGTAAGCAGAGGGAATCTTATGAAGGTCAGAAATGTACCACACTGAGGGGACATTaattgaatcctgacctgagagtctccaggtcacagtgtggactcttcagtccttcacacagcagcttcactcctgaatcctgcaggccGTTGTagctcagatccagttctctcagactagaggactgggagctgaggactgaggacaaaacttcacagcttctctctgagaggttacagtcactcagtctgaagagacaacaatgaagaaaatatgAACAATAAGTAGAAAGGATGGCAGCATATTTGAGTCTGATGTATGAATCTAACTGTACTTACtgagctttgttggaggctttgaccactggcagcagcctgaGAAGAGCCACATCTGAAGCATGACATTTCTtaaggtcaaacacctccagatcttccTGTGATGACattaagatgaagaccagagctgaccactgagcaggagacattTTATCTGaggagagacgtcctgatctTAGGGACCGTTGGATTTCCTCCACTAGAGAAACatcattcaattcattcagacagtggaacagattgatgcttttctctggagacacatcctcactgatcttctccttgatgtagtGGATTGTCTCCTGATTGGTCAGTGagcgacttcctgtctgtgtcagaaGACCTCGTAGAagagtctgattggtctcctgggaaagacccaggaggaagcggaggaacaagtccaggtgtccattaggactctgtaaggcctTGTTCACAGCACTCTGATAGAGACGCATTGGCTCAGGATTGTCAGCAAAGGCTTTAGACAACAGGAaggttgtttgttcttctgacagcagattgacaccagagctgaaaaaggtcagatggacatgaagagcagccagaaactcttgaacactcagatggacgaagcagaacaccttgtcctggtacagtcctctctcctctctaaagatctgagtgaacactcctgagtacactgaggctgctctgatatcgatgccacactctgtcaggtcagattcatagaagatcaggttgcctttctgcagctgatcaaaggccaattttcccagagactcgatcatcttcctgctctctggactccagtgtggatccgtctcagaCCCgccatcgtacttgaccttcttcactttggactggaccaccaggaagtggatatacatctcagtcagggtcttgggcagctctGTGGTGTTCAACACGTCCTCCACaactgtagcagtgatccagcagaagactgggatgtggcacatgatgtggaggcttcgtgaggtcttgatgtgagagatgatcctgcgGGTCTGCTTgttatctctgaacctcttcctgaagtactcctccttttGGGGGTCattgaaccctctgacctccgTCACCATGTCAACACACTCAacagggatctgattggctgctgcaggtcgtgtggttatccagaggcgagcagagggaagcagcttcccacTGAataggtttgtgaggagcacatccactgaggccgactctgtgacatcagtcaggatctcattgttgtggaagtccagaggaagtcgacactcatccagaccgtcaaagatgaacacaacctggaactcttcaaagctgcagattcctgctgctctggtttcactgaagaagtgatgaacaagtcccaccaagctgaacctcttctctctcagcacattcagctctctgaaggtgaatggaaatgtgaactctatgtcctggtggtctttgtcttcagcccagtccagagtgaacttctgtgttaagactgttttcccaatgccagccactcccttagtcatcactgttctgattggttcctctcttccagctgaggctttgaagaggtcttctcgtctgatggttgtttctggtctggctcgtttcctggatgctgtttcaatctgtctgacctcatgttcttcatttACCTCtacagtccctccctctgtgatgtagagctctgtgtagatctcattcagaagggttttgtttcctgctttagcgatgccctcaaacacagactggaacttcttcttcaggttggatttgagttcacgttGACAATCTTTAGGAAGAAGAcctaaatgaagacaaaaatcaATGAGTCAAAGAACCGATTTCAACATGACATTCCCTCAGAGAATGACTCTATGAAtattttctgtccatctcttgagacattagtgaaggtctcattcatcaGCCGGTAAGTCTTTGTAAAatcctcttactgctctgcagacggTCAGCCAGCTCCTcttgcttcattctcctcaggaagtgcactgagatcttcacaaatgcctctctgctcctcctcagctcttcatccagcacctcTTCATCCTCCATCTCCAAGCATTCTGGGTAACCTGAACTCACAACCTTCTGGATCGTCTTTAGCTCGTTCTTCACAAAAGTGAGgatgtcctcctccagcagctggaacagaacattctatgaatgaAACAAACTAGAACCATGGAtgccaccatcaggtccatgttggacagatggacaatccactggtctacaaagtgcagcatggagatgatggtaCAATGAGAGATGTTAAAGTAGTTGTacatgtacacaccatgaagatggagtccaggtgtgtttgatgctgctgggcagactgACCTGTGGGAACCTCCAAGCTCTTCTGGTCTTCTCTGTAGAGGAACATGAACCATCAGAGCACCAATATAAAATTAATTTAAGATATTGGCTTCTGTCATTATTGATCATCATGaaaaccagatgctgaagactgtCGATGATGACGGACAGTTAACTTACAGTTAGCCATCACTTTCATCGTTTTTAGTTCTTACTGTGggtcataaaaaaaaatgtctgcatcTGGTACAAATTCTAATGAAACTACTCCAAACCTCTTTAGCGCATCCCCTGACCCCAAGAAGTCTCCTTAGATCTCTGAAATTAGTCTTTGGACCTTTTCACAGAGTCTACTGAACTTCTGCAGTCCAGAGACCATGTCTCTTTCACATAGCACTGAGTTTAttccagacatgtcaaccctcccgatttttctgggagactcccgaatttcaaagcccctcacGAAAATCTCCCgaaccgacctttctcccgaatttctacCGATTTCTACCCGGACAACaaccaatattgctacaccatccgtcattCTCCCGAATTCTGACGTCTCAAGGTTAGCAAGTATGGTTCATTCTAATCACATGTTCAGTCCCAGTCCTCAGTCTCCAGAAGCCTGTAGTTGTCTCATGATGTGACCTCTCCTGATCAGATCAGAACGAGTTCCTATTGTCTTTACATCTCAGGATGTGTGAAGTTAATGATTcacacttaaaaacacacagaccagTTAGATGAAGATAATAACTTCTGGCATGATGgatcgtcatggaaacaacacCTTAAACAAACATTACCGTTTCTGTGATTCATAACTTACTCAGGGTCATAAGGTTGGCGTTGACCATTGAAGTAATGTAGAACATCTTTACACCAATCACTCCTCATGGACTCACAGCTTGGTTCAAGAGACTTttctctctgctgatgtgaactgaaagaaaccCTGATATTaattcatcacatcatcatctaatcatgATTTCTGGATGTGGAGCACACCCTGCAGTGGTCTAGGTCTACTGGTCCTGCTGCTCCCACTCCCAAgccctccatggagctctccctcACTCACTGGACACTTCTGAAGGGCCCTGGAGCGAGAAACACAGgacctccaccagagagtctgATAGAAACCCCTCATCATCAGtctgagaccctcaccttgcatcagcagAGGAACGGCCATCTTTGAATTCTATAGGCCATTCCTTAGACCGGTTACTcgtcatggacacacagctgggttcaggtCCAGATCGCAGACCAGGTTCAGAATCAGGTCCAGCTGCTGGTCCTGGTCTCTGATTGGTCCTGAtcacacatgtagaaccagagtcagGGAGTCAAAGAAGTTCAGACATGGAGACcagtggaggacagttggagatggtcctctcacctctgagctttggtctgtctgtcatgtcccccacacagaggggcttcagagggagggacactgtcctctgggtcctcagcctgattcatTGCAGAGTCCACACCTTTACACCTTCAgaacaacctgctgggagaacTCACACATTATTgtcttcatcaggacaaacacacagaactcATTCACCTCAACACTAAAACTCTCATGGgacactttgtgttgttgtcttcTGTTAAACTTTAGAATTCTGGGGAAAGAcaaactttatttattcttctttaaACCCTGTAAATGTAAAAGGTTGGAAATGCTACTCgttagtttttatttaaacagaTCCCTCCCCCTTCTTCTTTGTTAAGAAATGCACTCTTTCAGATGATATATTGAGGTAGTACACAATCACGTCATCAGGTGGTGCTGCTGTGGATCTATTGGAGAGAACCTTCAGGCTCTGCTCATGTGCAGCACACGTTAGCTCAGCTAACCATGGTAACATGGAAAGCTTTCTATTGACTTCACCATGTGATCAGTTAGTAAAAAGTCGACTACAATCTGGAGTTCGTTTCAAGCCAGAggttcaacaaacaaacaaaccctaatctctgagttttgggtttcagaacagctgtttagagttggttcaatcacCTCagagtaggttgactcagagttgagccACTTTTTACACTGGAAAACTTTACACActgttagaatgcactacacacaggcttgaaatacacaccatgATCAAATTTAACCACAAGAATAAAAACTGGTACAAAggtattgaacctataatgtattttattaaggAGCAAACACGTTTAAAAGATGTTTCACACTTTTCTCTTCATACAGTAGCTTTACTACTGATGTAATCAGCgactcaatattctctcccgacgtttaacaccctgGAAAGTTAAactgcttcttcatcaacaggattgtccacaaaaggacatgccatgttCAAGAAAACTTTTTAACGTAATagagattttattttgttcatatgtggaaactgcaaCTAAAATCCACCTCATTcagaatatgaatgaataaggAAATTAAagcgcgctgtgtcattggctggctgctgtcagagggaggagcctgtgaaagaatcTCGAAGTTTCTTAATGAAAACCTGCTCCAGACAAGGTTatgttcacaggctcagttaccatagcgagtGACCCTGAGTTTTAGTTACCTCcatttctgaaacagacaacccagagtttaaCTCttctcagggttaacaaactctgagtttccactaaacctgCTTCCTAAAAAGGACCCCAGGTGATCAACGACAGAAACACTGAacaccaaagaaaacacaatcacaTTGAAACACTCTAAAAAGTGACTAAAttcttttaaagcagatgaagaaatgAACATGAAGCTTTGTGGACTTAAAGGACTGAATCAGCAGGTGAGAGCAAACAGAGCGTCTCTCAGGTGTGTTTCAGTGCAGGAACAAAGGCCCAGGTGAGCTCTCTGGTCACTGCTGGGTCCTAGTGCCCCTCTGTCTGCCATCTTCCACCCTCCTCATCAGTAACAGTCCTCACAGACCCCAGATCAGactgagctcctcttcttcatcacagtgtcatcattcagaccaacagcagcttctctctgtctGCTCACACAGGAGCCATCTTGTTTACCAGCTTTAAACAATCACACGTTCACAACCgtcaatgatgtcattccacCAATCACAGGTCCACTTACTGATCTTGTAGACATGAACTtcctcagtgtgcagctctcttctgtcctcagcaggtctgtagaaaaggagctccgtgcttcacttcagcttccatCAGACGGAGTGAAGTGACGCAGCTTGTTGCAGCTTGTTGTCCTTCATCAGAGAGGGTGTGTCCTCATGTCACCATCAAAGTATGCAGTCTGACTGGTTGACTGAGTCTCGTTATGTGCTGTGttcacagggtcaaaggtcatcatgAACAGAATCCTCCTCAGGATGCAGGATCAAAACCAGCATGTGTGGAACCATCCTTTCACCTTGTAAAgagttgctatgacaacagGCTGGATGCTGTTTGGACGTTGTGACGAGTTtctattgaataaaaacattcactaagaCAACAGAGTCTGACCtgagagtgtttttattttttactccaCTTTGATAATCAGGTTGAACCTGTTGGGACGGAACAACTTAGACGTTTCAGTCTCAAGCTGCGTGCCAAACTATTTACCTTCATAACAACCTGCAGCCTCCTCACAAAGGACACAGTTACATGGAATATTCTACTTCCTCATCACATAGCACCTAGAACCCTCTGACTtatgttaggaatttaagaagaagtgcacccctagcggtgggAAGTAGATTACATGTaacaatgtttagtgtagaattatagtttgtgtgatgttagatggtagatattacatttgtatgttaaatgaagtgaatgcattgtagtcaataacaatttaaagtcatgtaaatcatataaatactgtacacattaacatcctgtcatgatataatgttaaaacctggggacggaagctaattgccgtcctttatggatttctcccatctttttccttttggaattttccttttgttcatgACTTATAATAAAAACTGCTTTTCCCCTTAAATGATTGACAGGAGcctcatttcttcttctctcagttCAGGTTTTCAGAttcagagaaagaagaagaagaaacgtgaagaggaggaaaaaggatgaatgaatgaaatgaaatgttcctCATCAGATAGGAGTCATCTTTAGAAGATGCTTTGTGGTGCTTGTGGTGGGTTGTATATCCACTTatgaggaaaccccccccccccaacgtggtGAAGCAGGagatgacaatatatatatatatatatatatatatatatatatatatatatatatatatatatatatatgatatattattatattattagatCCACATcatcacaacaaacacaagctCATCAGACGTGAAGgaaccccccctcacctgagGGCTACTGCACGAAACCTGGATAAGGGATTAATTTAGCTTGACTTGGTTGCATGAAAataggttgaattaaacccggccaagtaaccatggcgatgtattctttgaagctagcctgtTGGGGGTTaaggggttcgctggtgggcgaaactgcgcactaaGAAGTGAACAACTGTAAACGTGATGAGGACAATATATAAAGTCCCATTCACCGGTGTTTCTGCCTGCACCATGATGCCCATTTCTGAACCACGAgataagggggggggacagatcgGACCAGCACGAAGCTCTCACCATCACACAGATGCTCTGTATGGCGAAATTGGAAATAAATGCACCAAAGTGTCTGAAGTCATTAGCACACATCTTTGTTACCTTCCCTGttcacagaagaatgtgtttcaTCAAggaggatttccacatatggTATAAATAGGTGATTgtgtttgatgtgcagtactggaaCATGAAGAGGccagtttctgcaggtggatcaGAGTCAGTAGCTGTCCCACCCTGAGTCCCTCCCAGGCCTATTTGGTTTTAAAACAGAGGCAGATTCCTAAGCTGGGGAGAAACCTGCATTGTGCTGGTACcctggtaccccccccccccctccagtgccagacaaatgagccttttttaaCTACTAAAATAAGCTAAAATGGCGTattctccatttcagcatcagtgaATCTGTGATGGAcatcgtggtctacttaagaaagccgagGACGTGCACTGATCCCAGACATGTGCTCCTGGATTGActcagcgcctccttctcagcgcgactcggcaaacgtgaaacagataaaaccgcgatgagcaggtcacactaagtcaaacGGAGCTTAATCAAATGGCCTCGATTTCCTTATTCTACGTTTGTGCAACACTCCCCTGGTGACCTCATCGAGTGAGAGGGACCACAATGTGACAcattatattatgttttattaagttatattacattatagtattttatatcatattatattttGTTGTATTAAAACATGTTCACATGTCACATTCTAAAGTTCATATCACTGAGTAGGTGTTTCATGGGaaaatgacctctgacctctgtgtgtgtttgacgtctctaagaggaggagaaacgttTTTCTTAAATGTAAGCATTGTTTTACTGTTGCACCAAAACCTCATTCCCAAGTGTAAACTATGATTcagtaatgattaaaaaaagatacacaAGGTTTGTCAGACTTATTTTTACTGGATGAGTTGGCAAAAAAAACTACCAAGTTACAAAAAAAAGTAGATTTGAGTCACAAGTCTGCAGCTAATTTATTTTAACACGTACCAGAATtaaatttatttctatttggcACAATTGTGTTGTGAATGAAGTGGATTTGTAGCCTGACGTGTTTCAATGTAAAAGAAatctacaaacacaaacagacaaagttgTCAGgtgggacgcggtcgagggcaaggagggaggactcaaatgcggagtttgaaaaataaaagactttaattgtcaaaactcaaaatcaaaatcactccaaccaaaaaagggaggaaggaggagaaaacaagacaaaaacagggacctggacttgaaaacacgaaacagacttgacttgacttacttgacacatgaatgctgacatgtaatgacgccacaccagacaagagactcacagggcttaaatacacaagggaggtgcaggtgattgaacacaggtggaaacgatcaggcacggcagacaattacaggggaagacaggacaaggcaggaagtgaagttacccaggaacaccagagacatgaaaactacaaaataagacagagcagacccaaaccgtgacagaacccccccctcaaggaccgaattccagacggtcctaaaggggggcagaaccatgaaaatcagacaaggggcgggagggtggggacccgaaagctatggtccggcggcctgccggggcggcggccgggcgtggggtgctctgggggtctcggggggtctgccgggtcggcgaccgggcctcagggtctcggggggtctgccgggtcggcgaccgggcctcggggggtctgccgggtcggcgaccgggcctcggggtctcggggggtctgccgggtcggcggccgggcctcagggtctcggggggtctgccgggtcggcggccgggcctcagggtctcggggggcgccgagctgtgcggctccggcgtcgtcgtggcgtggggcgccgagctgtgcggctccggcgtcgtcgtggcgtggggcgccgagctgtgcggctccggcgtcgtcgtggcgtggggcgccgagctgtgcggctccggcgtcgtcgtggcgtggggcgccgagctgtgcggctccggcgtcgtcgtggccgggggcgccgacccaacccctgaccccacccccccttcaaggaccgacttccaggcggtcccaagagggtgggagggaggggtcatggtcgggggccgtggggacgggcctggaggggtcatggtcgggggccgtggggacgggcctggaggggtcatggtcgggggccgtggggacggggccggagactggagtcttggggccggaacgggcggagactggagtcttggggccggaacgggcggagactggagtctgggggccggaacgggcggagactggagtctgggggccggaacgggcggagactggagtctgggggccggaacgggcggagactggagtctgggggccggaacgggcggagactggagtctgggggccggaacgggcggagactggagtctgggggccggaacgggcggagactggagtctgggggccggaacgggcggagactggagtctgggggccggaacgggcggagactggagtctgggggccggaacgggcggagactggagtctgggggccggaacgggcggagactggagtctgggggccggaacgggcggagactggagtctgggggccggaacgggcggagactggagtctgggggccggaacgggcggagactggagtctgggggccggaacgggcggagactggagtctgggggccggaacgggcggagactggagtctgggggccggaacgggcggagactggagtctgggggccggaacgggcggagactggagtctgggggccggaacgggcggagactggagtctgggggccggaacgggcggagactggagtctgggggccggaacgagcgtgggtcttggagctgggggcgtgggtcttggagctgggggcgtgggtcttggggccggttcgggcggagacgggcgtggttggcgccgtcgctgccgccgaatgcggaggtccagggcgtgggggtcgtacctggcctggaggcgggcggccagctccagcacctgtttccagcgtgcgctgaggactgggggctggacgctggcctccatcggcgaggcccaacctgggtctggagagcggcgagggcggtgaccggggcgctgcctggagcctgctttcgagccagggttggcgttgcgccgggcagccagctgcgtgccgtgtgggtccccaaatgccaggcgagttcccaaaaacggatttcttgggtcaaaccctgctgagtccttaggtggtggcgtcattctgtcaggtgggggacgcggtcgagggcaaggagggaggactcaaatgcggagtttgaaaaataaaagactttaattgtcaaaactcaaaatcaaaatcgctccaaccaaaaaaagggaggaaggaggagaaaacaaaacagacaaaaacagggacctggacttgaaaacacgaaacagacttgacttgacttacttgacacatgaatgctgacatgtaatgacgccacaccagacaagagactcacagggcttaaatacacaagggaggtgcaggtgattgaacacaggtggaaacgatcaggcacggcagacaattacaggggaagacaggacaaggcaggaagtgaagttacccaggaacaccagagacatgaaaactacaaaataagacagagcagacccaaaccgtgacaaaagtAGTAAAATAAATGAGTCTGAAACAAGTAAATGGAGGAAAAATTGATTATTGAGTATGAatgaaaagctttattttggtgttttaaatgaatgcagctTCACATTATTGTCCTGAAAAACCATAAAATCTACTTAAACATTTTGCATCTGAATTCAACACAAACACTCGTGACAGACAGTAATACATGGAGGGGCTAAACATTATATAAACGTTAATAAAACACAAGTAACTGATATTAACTGTCATTAAATCTTTTCTTCAGCTGTAGCTTTCAAAAGGTTCTTGTTCACGACAAACCTGATTATGTCAAAAtagatttaaacacatttaaaagatTTATTGTTAAAATTGGATCAAGAAGAattacattcatattttcattatttgtgttattaCAAACAATCCTTGAAAAAgcaattaaataataatgaagaacACTCAAATGAAAACAGTTTATCATGCAGAGACATTTAACTCATatttgggtgggggggcagatgacagacctttttataaaatgtaatctGCAACATAAAGATTCATCTATAATTATATCatttattgattcatccacagagacaacgagcacagcaacattaaaacacacctcgctgagctctttcagacgttcatctgcaacatcacaagacccagagagctgtggacccccagagtccagaccagctcaggtacccctcacctgcaTCTACATCCACATGGACCTACATcagctgtacagactgaactatgtggtgagcagagaggaaggttctccaccaggaggagactctccctcAACACAGAGACATAGAGGActcaacaaagacaaagaacccaggataaagaggttcagtgaatgtggtgctgaaggtgtggaggtggatcagtgtgtcagaggagactctgtagaaggacagaaagccagcaggacagtccacatacactgctactctaccagaggaggaggaggaggaggaggtgatagGTGTTAATATCTTATTGTGACGGACAGAGTAACCTTCATCAGAGCATCTCAGACACCAGGACTGATCATCGTATCCAAACCAACAGTCTCTAGtgcttcctttcctcttgattcctctgtaactcactgatataGAAACTGTTCCactccactcgacctcccagtaacagcgaccagtcagaccagttccacacagcagctgaggccagaagtcaaatctgtctggatgatcaggatatgactgattctcctcctctttttcttcctcctcctccacatgtgtcaccttcctgttgttgtcagacagtttgaggtttctgtttactgtgtttgtgtcgattgtgagttcacaggaatctgataaGAGatcaagacacaatacagctgcagttattaattatgtgttcatttagtgacactttgatgatgacatcacagaggtgaatgagtgatgccACAGTGTGAAGATGGTTTCACCGTCCACT is drawn from Pungitius pungitius chromosome 11, fPunPun2.1, whole genome shotgun sequence and contains these coding sequences:
- the LOC119197640 gene encoding LOW QUALITY PROTEIN: NACHT, LRR and PYD domains-containing protein 4C-like (The sequence of the model RefSeq protein was modified relative to this genomic sequence to represent the inferred CDS: deleted 1 base in 1 codon), whose amino-acid sequence is MNQAEDPEDSVPPSEAPLCGGHDRQTKAQRTNQRPGPAAGPDSEPGLRSGPEPSCVSMTSNRSKEWPIEFKDGRSSADASSHQQREKSLEPSCESMRSDWCKDVLHYFNGQRQPYDPEEDQKSLEVPTGQSAQQHQTHLDSIFMLLEEDILTFVKNELKTIQKVVSSGYPECLEMEDEEVLDEELRRSREAFVKISVHFLRRMKQEELADRLQSSLLPKDCQRELKSNLKKKFQSVFEGIAKAGNKTLLNEIYTELYITEGGTVEVNEEHEVRQIETASRKRARPETTIRREDLFKASAGREEPIRTVMTKGVAGIGKTVLTQKFTLDWAEDKDHQDIEFTFPFTFRELNVLREKRFSLVGLVHHFFSETRAAGICSFEEFQVVFIFDGLDECRLPLDFHNNEILTDVTESASVDVLLTNLFSGKLLPSARLWITTRPAAANQIPVECVDMVTEVRGFNDPQKEEYFRKRFRDNKQTRRIISHIKTSRSLHIMCHIPVFCWITATVVEDVLNTTELPKTLTEMYIHFLVVQSKVKKVKYDGGSETDPHWSPESRKMIESLGKLAFDQLQKGNLIFYESDLTECGIDIRAASVYSGVFTQIFREERGLYQDKVFCFVHLSVQEFLAALHVHLTFFSSGVNLLSEEQTTFLLSKAFADNPEPMRLYQSAVNKALQSPNGHLDLFLRFLLGLSQETNQTLLRGLLTQTGSRSLTNQETIHYIKEKISEDVSPEKSINLFHCLNELNDVSLVEEIQRSLRSGRLSSDKMSPAQWSALVFILMSSQEDLEVFDLKKCHASDVALLRLLPVVKASNKAQLSDCNLSERSCEVLSSVLSSQSSSLRELDLSYNGLQDSGVKLLCEGLKSPHCDLETLRLSGCLITEEGFASLASALSSNPSHLRELDLSYNHPGDLGVKLLSAGLEDPHWRLETLRVEPAGVQWFRPGLMKYSCELTFDTNTVNRQIKLSDNNKKVTHVKEEEDQSYPDHPDRFDYWPQLLCRTGLTGRFYWEVEWSGMVSISVSYKGIKRKGGSKDCWFGHNDQSWSLRCSNDEGYSVRHNKILTRITSSSSSSGRVAVYVDCPAGSLSFYRVSSDTLIHLHTFSTTFTEPLYPGSFSFLIPQCLCVLCRRESLLLV